In Falco naumanni isolate bFalNau1 chromosome 5, bFalNau1.pat, whole genome shotgun sequence, the following are encoded in one genomic region:
- the POLR3H gene encoding DNA-directed RNA polymerase III subunit RPC8, with amino-acid sequence MFVLVEMTDTVRIPPWQFERKLNESIAEELNKKLANKVVYNVGLCICLYDITKLEDSYIFPGDGASHTKVHFRYVVFHPFLDEILVGQIKSCSQDGVHVSIGFFDDIVIPPESLQQPAKFDEAEQVWVWEYETEEGAHDLYMDIGEEIRFRVVDETFVDTSPTGPSSAQASTSNATEEVQKKEAPYTLVGSISEPGLGLLSWWTNS; translated from the exons ATGTTTGTCCTGGTAGAGATGACTGACACAGTAAGAATTCCTCCCTGGCAGTTTGAAAGGAAACTGAATGAATCCATTGCTGAAGAGCTAAACAAGAAATTGGCCAATAAG GTTGTATACAATGTTGGCCTCTGCATCTGTCTGTATGATATCACAAAGCTGGAAGATTCATACATATTCCCTGGAGACGGTGCATCACATACCAAAG tgcATTTCCGCTATGTGGTCTTCCATCCCTTCCTGGATGAGATTCTGGTTGGACAGATTAAAAGCTGCAGTCAGGATGGCGTTCACG TTTCTATTGGATTCTTTGATGATATTGTCATCCCACCAGaatccctgcagcagccagctaAGTT CGATGAAGCAGAGCAGGTGTGGGTGTGGGAATATGAGACGGAAGAAGGGGCCCATGACCTCTACATGGACATTGGGGAGGAGATCCGCTTCAGAGTTGTGGATGAAACGTTTGTTGATACATCACCGACAggtcccagctctgcacaggctTCCACTTCAAATGCCACAGAAGAAGTCCAGAAGAAAGAGGCACCCTACACTCTTGTG GGATCAATCAGTGAGCCAGGCCTGGGCCTCCTGTCATGGTGGACAAACAGTTAG